The sequence CTTAAGTCAAAAATGAGGCTATAGCATCGTGGTTACTACTGACTTGCTAATTATGTTGGAATAAGTGCTGAATAATTGAGATTAAGAAACCATGAAGAGATACTGAATGTTTTTTAACTACCATTAATAGTAATCAAAAAAATATTTATCGCATTTTCGCTGTATAAAACAGTAAATTAAGATTAAGCAATCAAAAAATATACCGGGGAAACCGATGTCTAGCGAACAGGGTACGCTGAACGTCTACCATTCTATTCTTGCATCTATTGTAGGAGAAGAAAATCTAACTTATGAATTGGGTAGCAAACAGGTAAAGCAAGCGATATCACCGGGGAATCTTCCCAAGTGTGTGGTTTATCCTCAAACCCAGGAACAGCTTGCCGCAGTTATTAGCGAAGCTTATCGCAATAAATGGCGTGTTTTACCTTGTGGAAACGGCAGTAAACTCAAATGGGGTAGTCTGGCAACAGATATTGATATCGTTGTTAGTACGCAACGTCTAAACAAAATTATCAATCATGCTGTAGGTGATTTAACTCTAACAGTAGAAGCAGGAGTCAAATTTGCCGATATTCAAACAATTTTAGCCAAACACAATCAAATCTTTGCCCTTAACCCAACAGTGCCCAATTTAGCAACGATTGGTGGCATAATAGCTACCGGCGATACGGGGTCTTTACGACAGCGTTACGGTAGCGTCCGCGACCAATTATTAGGTGTCACCTTCGTGCGTGCTGACGGTCAAATTGCTCGTGCTGGTGGCAGAGTCGTCAAAAATGTTGCCGGTTACGATCTGATGAAATTATTTACCGGTTCTTACGGTACTCTCAGCATAATTACAGAAGCTACATTTCGGTTATATCCGATGCAGTCAGCTTCGGGTACGGCGATGTTATTGGGTAGTAAAGCAGCCATATCGCAAGCAGCAGATACCATTCGCGGTTCTGCTTTAACACCTACACAAGCAGACTTACTTTCCGCTCAACTAGTATCGAGTATGGGATTGGGAAAAGAATTAGCCTTAGTTGTTCGCTTCGAGAGTATTGCCGAAAGCGTAAAGGAACAGTTAAATCAAGTTTTGCAAATAGGGGAAAAATTAGGATTAGCGAAAGTAACTTATTCCGGCGAAGAAGAACAAAGCTTATGGCAGAGATTGCCAGAACAAATACATTTAGCTGAGCCTGGAGCGGAAATTACCTGCAAAATAGGAGTATTGCCAAATACTGCCGTAGAAATTTTAGATCGAGCACAATTGGGTTTGATTAATATATCTAGCGGCTTGGGAATGTTGAGAATTGAAGATGAAACAAGGGTGTTAGAAATGCGAAAATTGTGCGAGCTACATAGTGGTTTTCTAACGATATTATCAGCACCAATAGAAGTTAAGCAAAAGCTAGATGTTTGGGGTTATAGCGGTAATGGATTGGAATTAATGCGAGCAATTAAAAAACAATTTGATAGCGAGAATGTTTTAAGTCCAGGCAGATTTGTAGGGGGAATTTAAGAGCAGTTAACAGTGAACAGTGAGCAGTGAACAGTTATCAGTCGCAAGTAGCGAGTTAGCAATTACCAATGCCCCATGCCCCATGCCCAATTACCAATTACCAATTACCCATTACCAATTCCCATCTACTAACAATTAATTATGCAACTTTCAGAAAATAACGAAAATAAGAAAGAAAATAAGATTGCTTCTTTGGAAAATCTACAAGGCTTTGATGATAATCATCCGCCGGAACCCAAATTAATTGATACCTGTGTCCATTGCGGTTTTTGTCTTTCAACTTGTCCCAGTTACAGGGTAATCGGCAAAGAAATGGATTCCCCACGCGGAAGAATCTATTTAATGGATGCTGTGAATGAAGGAGAAATTGCTTTAAATACGGCAACAACTCAACATTTTGATTCTTGTTTGGGCTGTTTAGCTTGCGTCACTACTTGCCCTTCCGGTGTAGAATACGACAAATTAATAAGCGCTACTCGTCACCAAGTTGCTCGCAATTATCCCCGCAGTTTACCAGATAAGTTATTTCGACAATTAATTTTTTCACTGTTTCCTTATCCCCAAAGATTGCGACTTCTATTAGTGCCTTTATTTATTTATCAAAAGTTGGGATTACCAAAATTAATTAGAGCCACTGGTTTACTTGAAAAGATATCTCCCCGCTTAGCGGCGATGGAATCTATTCTTCCAGAAGTTACCGGCAAATCTTTTAGAGATAATTATCCTACGATTATTCCAGCGCAGAATGAAAAACGTTACCGGGTAGGAGTAATTTTAGGATGCGTGCAGCGGTTATTTTTCTCCCCCGTAAATGAAGCCACCGTGCGAGTATTAACCGCGAATGGTTGCGAAGTGGTAATTCCCAAATCTCAAGGCTGTTGTGCTGCACTTCCAGAACATCAGGGGCAAACCGCACAAGCTCAAGCTTTGGCAAGACAGATGATTGATAGTTTTGCAGACATGGATGTAGACTATGTAATTATCAATGCCGCCGGTTGCGGTCATACTTTGAAAGAATACGGTCATATTTTAGAAGATGACCCAGAATATAAAGATAAAGCCCAAGAATTTGCTAATAAGGTTAAAGATTCGCAAGAATTTCTAGTTATGGTAGGTTTAACGGCTAAATTATCGCCTTTGACAGATGAAACCCTGACAATGGTTTATCAAGATGCTTGTCATTTATTACACGGGCAAAAAATCAGCGTTCAACCCCGTCAACTGTTGCGTCAGATTCCTAATATACAATTACGCGAGCCTCTTGATGCGGCTTTATGTTGCGGTAGCGCAGGAGTTTATAACATGCTGCAACCGGAAGTAGCGGAAGAATTAGGAGAGCAAAAAGCCAGAAACTTGGTGAATACAGGTGCTTCGATGATTGCTTCCCCAAATCCTGGCTGTAGTTTGCAAATTACTAAGCATTTAAATAAGCAGGATAAGCAAATAAAGGTAATGCATCCTATGGAGTTGTTGGATTACGCCATCAGAGGGGTTAAGTTGCAAGAATAAATGACTGAATTATTCACGTCTTCCTAACAAGCCTGCCTTTCGATTAAAAGTCCCACGGGTAAAATCCGTGGGAATCTGTACGGGTGTCAGGTAAAAAGCGTTGCTGATTAAAAATATGAATAGCCCCCCAAGCCTGGGAGGGAAATATATTTCAAACTCCCTCAAAATTGGGAGATTTAGGGGGTTGCTGTTAGATACCAAAATAAATTCATATCTGTATTCGGCAGCGCCAGGTAAAATATTTCTACTGAACTTTCTGTCCTACATTTAACGAATTAATTCCCTGGTTTACCCAGCACCAGCATTCATATTCTGAATTAAATAACTTTGGTGCGGCAATATTATTTAATGAGTCTGGTAGATAATGGTCGTAATAATATTTACCGGCTTCTTGAGAAACAATAATTAAATTATTGCGGAATACATAGCGGTGTTTAAACATATCGCCATCGCTAACAAAATCTGAATTATTTTCAATGTGTTCTTTAGCGATATTTATTATATTCTCAATGCTACTGCCATAAATTTTTGCGGGATTCTCTGCCTTATGGTACTGACTTTTAGACCCAATTTGCGATAACAATTTATACGAATAAATTTCGTAATTATCTGCTTTACCGAATACAAATGGTATTATGAGATATCCTTTATAGGACACTGACTCTTCATAAAGTAAGTTGTTCATAGAAACTTCCTGATATATAAATGCGACCCAAGGAGATAAAGTAGTATCGCAAAAGTAGTGGGGGAAGTTTTAGCAAGCAGAATTATCAATCCTTTACAATATAAATTGCAAATGGATTTAGAAAAGCTAATACGATACCATTTAGATAATTTTTCTTGACAGAGATAATAAATTTTTTTGATAAAAAACCAGCGAACTGCCAAAAGTTTGAAATGGTATTTACTGCTGCTAAAAGTTACTTCTACATTACGAGTATATAGAAGTTTTCAGAATCTTTAAAGGTAGATGAATATTTGCATCAACCTTCAAGGAAATTCTATATTTTTGCGATTAATTTTTATCTACTTCTTTCAACTTACCACAACTAGCTAATAGTGCAAGTCACCAGAGACTTAGTTGTTTTGGATGATGATTATTTTGATTCCAAGGTAGGGGTGAGACACCTATATCCCTTTGTGCTAATAAGTTGTAAAAGCTGCGGGCTGTTTGCGGCGACTTTTCTTCCTGGGGACAGTGGACAAAGAAGTAAATTTGCTTGTCTGATTGCAACCATTCTTTAATATAAGTTACCCACTCTTCCATAAACGGCTGATTTATGGATGAATTGGGGTGAGATATAAAGCGAATCAAAGTAAATGGTGCCGTAAGTTCAAATAAAACTGGTAATTGAGGTTTTCGTCGTTCTGAACCGAGTTGTGGGTCATTTTCTCCCGTATAAATCGGACGAGAATCGAGTATGACTTTTCCTACACCGAATTTGTGCAAAAGGTTTGTTAACTTATCTGCGTGGGGTTGTTTGAACCAATCGCGATGTCTGACTTCTATTGCTAAAGGTAGTTGTGTTTGTTGCCAAGCTTCGATGAATGCGGTTAAATCGCCGAGTGATGAGGGTGCATAAGAAGGTGGTAACTGTGCAAATATCGGCGCTAAACGAGTATCTAAAGGACGCATAATTTCCGCAAATTTTAAAGCATCTTTGATATGAGGTTTGAGCGAGCCGTTATGAGTAATATTTCGCGATAACTTTAAACAAAATTTAAACTCTGGGGGCGTTTGAGCAGCCCAACGTTTAACAGTTTCTTGACTTGGTAATGCATAAAAAGTAGTGTTCCCTTCTACAGTGGTGAAGCGACGACTGTAGAGACGGAGAAAATCTTTTGGTGGAGTACCTTGAGGATAAAATTCGCCTACCCAACCTTTATAAGACCAAACAGCGCACCCAATGAAGAAATTCACAATCCAATTTTAAGATAGTTGATATTTTCAACATATCATTTCAGCCGGGAATGGGGAATTGGGCATGGGGCATGGGAAATGTCTTTTAAGTAAATAAACGCCCATAGCAATTCTATGCCCAATAACATTTTTTTAACTAACTGCGAATTGATTTTCACCTACATTTATAAAGTATTCTGCATTTTGAATTTCTTGGACTTTGGTATTTTTAAGGAATGCGATAATTTCTGAACCAGCCATAATTAATGTTCCATTGGATGATTCTTCAAAAGTTAGTTGATCGAAGCTCATGTCTGTCAAACCAATTTTATCGATACCAAGTTCAAAGTCTTCAATAATATTGGTACTCGATTTATCTGCACCACCATCACCGGGTTTGAAAATAAATGTGTCTATTCCAGCACCACCATTAAGAATATCTGTACCGATGCCACCGATAAGAATATCGTCGTTATCATCGCCGAGAATCATATCATTACCAGATTCACCAAAGAAAATATCATTATGGTCACCAGCGTAGGGACTATCTGCACCAAAATTTAATAAATCTGTACCGTGCATTTCTTCATTGGTGTAACTTCCGATAACTATGTCGTCTTGATTTCCTGCTTTTAATATTCCAGCTAATGAAGTTACTAAGTTGTCTTCGTTAACATTAATAATTCCTTTGAAACCTTTGTCGCTTCCTTCAATAATTTGTAACTCTCCTAAATCATCAATGGACATTGTTTCAAGGGATTGATAAGCATCCAATCCAAGTAAATCTCCGAGTACACCTTGTTGATTGATTGTATTTATGAAAGCACTAACAACTCTAGTGTGTTCCCTACCAAAATCGGTAAGTTCGGAGTTAGTTCCGAAAGTCATTTCAAAAGCTTCGTCAGCACCAAGAGCTAATACTTTATTTCCGGCAATACTTTTTTCACCCACATATGCTCTAGAAAATACCGAAGTATCTGCAAATGTTTGGGGGGTTTGAATACCTTCTATCCTGCCATCTACATCATAGATATCTTCAAGAGGATCTACAGCCAATGGATTTTCATCGCGATTTCTTGCTGAGGGAGGATCTAAAGCGGTGATTGTTCTAGCACCTTCATTGTTGCCAGTTACTACAGTTTCGTTTTCTACAGTTAATCCGTCTCGATAAAGTCTTCCTATTTCCGCGCTTACCAAAGAACCCAAACTATGACCAATTAAGTTTAAACTTTGGGAAGCTCCCAGACTATCTATGCCGTAATAATCATTTAGTGCTTCCACTGCGAATTCAGCCACCGGATCGATCCAGCTAGCTGCTCGGAAATTCCCTTTACCTAAAGCACTCAAATCAATTCCATTAATCCCGTCTGCGTTATAAGCTGCTTCTCTCCAGTCTAATAAGAGTACGCGATCGCCAGTATTTGCAGCAGCAATTTCTTGTGCTAATTCTGTAAATTGTCCATCGGGTGTATCGTTCCAACCGTGGATAATCACCCAAGTTTGTTGAGCGTCAGCAGGATTGTTAAATTCTCTAAAGCCTACATTGCGGATGCTGGGATTGTTTTCTATTTCTGAGTTGAGTAAAATTCCCTCTTCGCTTCCACCAGTAATAGTGCCTTGAACTGGTAAAACGCTCGGATCTAAATACTCGCCCTTATCTTGGGAATTGAATGTTGCATCTTGAAAACTTTGTGTTTGCAATATGCTTTGATTATCAAAAGTTTCATCGGATGCAACTCCGTTATGATTAGCGTACTGATTTCCTTCAACCTGACTAAGTGAAATGTCGTTTAAATGACCAGTATCATCACCTACGGTTTGGATATTTATTTCAAGATTGTTTACATCAGAAGCTGGTAATGTATCGAAAGAATTAACGTTCTTATAAGGCGATTCTTCAGCAACCGTAACTGCCGCATTCTGATTCCCTATAACTGTGTTATCTGTAAAGTTTTTTGAGGAGTTTTTTGAGGATAAATTAACCTGGCTATTCCCATCTAAATTGTCATTGAAAACAGGAATACTTATTCTTTTTCCTATTTCTCCATCAATAAACTCTATAGAGATAGGAGTTTCATTGAAAGCGGCTTCAGGTTGAAGATCTTCTGACTTCAGATCCACAAACTGCGAAATTAAAACTTTATCTGTGACTTCACTCGAAAAGTCTTCTTCAAAACTAAGAGGATGAGATTGAGACGATCCAGTTAATGAATGGTTTCTAAAATGTTCTCCGAGATAGTTGTCAGTAGAGAGTACGTCTTTATGCAATGAGTGGTGAGATGCGGTATTGTTATTCATTTTTAAATTTGTTTCGAGACTTTGTAGATTCATTTTGATTAAATAATATATATGTGGCGTTTAAATGTATTTAAAGACGCAGTCTTGAAAATGCTATATAGATATTATGGTTTTATAGCTCCAGAACTAGCGCAGCTCATAGCATCAATAAATTGCTACTGGATTGATATGAAAATAAATTATGTTCCAATCTTTAAAGCGGTTGGAACGAGATTTAGATCGATTAATTAGAAATGATTGATCGAGAAACGATTTATCTGGAAATGATTATGCTAGATCATCTCGATATTTATCATCTAACTAAAGAAATATTCTCTAGAAAAAATTTAATTTCAGTAAGTATTTAAGCCGATTTTCATATCAAACGGATTGCTTGAAATAATTTGTGAATTATAAAAAATTTTGTTTAGTAAATACAAAACATAGTGTTAATAAAATAAAGTTTTTTTTGTTATTTAAACTAAATTCTATTTTTGCAAAGAGAAAGTGACATTGAAGATATTATTGTTACTTTTTAGTATTTAGTTTTAGTAGTGTAGGTTACAGTTTAGATATTAATAGTCGCGAAGTCGATTCTGTGGAGCAAGGATACCTACTCCAGAGTTTTAAGCATAATTCCGTCGAATTCGAGCAATCGCCGCATTCAGCCCATCGCTATGAATCCAGCCAACAAAACCACCGTAAATCATATTGTCATTTCTATCGGCAATAAAAACGTGGTCAACCCCAAAGGGATTTTTCCAAGTTTTGACAACCGAACCATCCCTTAACCGCATAACTGGATTAGAACTTTTAAAATCTCGATGATGAGCGCGAGTCATACCGGGAACATACTCTAAAATAGCAATAACTTCTTCGGTATCATCTGTAATTGCTTGAGCAACTATAGTATTACAGCCACATACATCCGTTACCGTAGCTTTGAGTCTTTCTTTTAAATCACCATCAAATAGCGATAAAAAATTAATTTCTTCTAATAATTTTCCCTGGGGTTCCGATTGTCTTCTCTGACAATAAACTGCTGTTAGCAACTCTTCTAAACCGACATTTGTTAAAGCATCTGCAATCAATCCCGTTAATCCCAAAACTGTGATTCCACCAAGCATTCCGGCTGGACCACCTAAAAACGCTAAAGCAGCAGTAATTGCAGCAGCACCTGTTAAACCTGTACTTGCCATA comes from Rivularia sp. PCC 7116 and encodes:
- a CDS encoding FAD-binding oxidoreductase, coding for MSSEQGTLNVYHSILASIVGEENLTYELGSKQVKQAISPGNLPKCVVYPQTQEQLAAVISEAYRNKWRVLPCGNGSKLKWGSLATDIDIVVSTQRLNKIINHAVGDLTLTVEAGVKFADIQTILAKHNQIFALNPTVPNLATIGGIIATGDTGSLRQRYGSVRDQLLGVTFVRADGQIARAGGRVVKNVAGYDLMKLFTGSYGTLSIITEATFRLYPMQSASGTAMLLGSKAAISQAADTIRGSALTPTQADLLSAQLVSSMGLGKELALVVRFESIAESVKEQLNQVLQIGEKLGLAKVTYSGEEEQSLWQRLPEQIHLAEPGAEITCKIGVLPNTAVEILDRAQLGLINISSGLGMLRIEDETRVLEMRKLCELHSGFLTILSAPIEVKQKLDVWGYSGNGLELMRAIKKQFDSENVLSPGRFVGGI
- a CDS encoding (Fe-S)-binding protein, which encodes MQLSENNENKKENKIASLENLQGFDDNHPPEPKLIDTCVHCGFCLSTCPSYRVIGKEMDSPRGRIYLMDAVNEGEIALNTATTQHFDSCLGCLACVTTCPSGVEYDKLISATRHQVARNYPRSLPDKLFRQLIFSLFPYPQRLRLLLVPLFIYQKLGLPKLIRATGLLEKISPRLAAMESILPEVTGKSFRDNYPTIIPAQNEKRYRVGVILGCVQRLFFSPVNEATVRVLTANGCEVVIPKSQGCCAALPEHQGQTAQAQALARQMIDSFADMDVDYVIINAAGCGHTLKEYGHILEDDPEYKDKAQEFANKVKDSQEFLVMVGLTAKLSPLTDETLTMVYQDACHLLHGQKISVQPRQLLRQIPNIQLREPLDAALCCGSAGVYNMLQPEVAEELGEQKARNLVNTGASMIASPNPGCSLQITKHLNKQDKQIKVMHPMELLDYAIRGVKLQE
- a CDS encoding DUF72 domain-containing protein, producing MNFFIGCAVWSYKGWVGEFYPQGTPPKDFLRLYSRRFTTVEGNTTFYALPSQETVKRWAAQTPPEFKFCLKLSRNITHNGSLKPHIKDALKFAEIMRPLDTRLAPIFAQLPPSYAPSSLGDLTAFIEAWQQTQLPLAIEVRHRDWFKQPHADKLTNLLHKFGVGKVILDSRPIYTGENDPQLGSERRKPQLPVLFELTAPFTLIRFISHPNSSINQPFMEEWVTYIKEWLQSDKQIYFFVHCPQEEKSPQTARSFYNLLAQRDIGVSPLPWNQNNHHPKQLSLW